A part of Paenibacillus sp. sptzw28 genomic DNA contains:
- a CDS encoding phosphotransferase: MPYNLQIEKLSNLLQLGEIIGAPEALSGGLLHRMYAIETTQGKYAIKALNPQIMLRPAAMHNFTRSERIANIAADHIPAVPAKRINGTFMHELDNQFYLVFDWVDGNSLKPREINIVHCEKIGAILANLHMTDFSVLATSNNWPDHTQLTDWNSYLQQGQENNTVWVNLLLEVIDNLYDWNAQANESARLLASEKVISHGDLDPKNVMWNHDNPILIDWESAGHINPMQDLTETAVYWSETETGNIDKERFLAFIGGYKKRYGTLQANWRMVLASGFSGKLGWLEYSLKRSLWIECTDQEEQKMGTEQVTGTINAIRRYAEMIPQLEYWLNNEM; the protein is encoded by the coding sequence ATGCCGTATAATTTGCAAATTGAAAAGTTAAGTAATCTATTACAGCTTGGCGAGATAATTGGTGCTCCTGAAGCGCTGTCTGGCGGGCTTTTACACAGAATGTATGCTATTGAAACCACGCAGGGCAAATATGCAATTAAAGCATTAAACCCGCAAATAATGCTTAGACCTGCGGCCATGCACAATTTTACCAGGTCGGAACGAATTGCCAATATTGCAGCCGATCATATACCTGCTGTACCAGCTAAAAGAATTAACGGCACTTTCATGCATGAATTAGACAATCAGTTCTATCTTGTTTTCGATTGGGTAGATGGTAACAGTCTGAAACCTCGTGAAATCAATATTGTCCATTGTGAGAAAATAGGTGCCATTCTTGCGAATCTGCATATGACGGATTTTTCAGTGTTAGCCACCAGTAATAATTGGCCGGATCATACACAGCTAACGGATTGGAATTCCTATTTGCAGCAAGGACAAGAAAATAATACAGTGTGGGTTAACCTGCTCCTTGAAGTCATTGATAACCTATACGATTGGAATGCTCAGGCGAATGAATCAGCAAGACTGCTTGCATCAGAGAAGGTTATTAGCCACGGGGATTTGGATCCGAAAAATGTGATGTGGAACCATGACAATCCTATCCTGATTGACTGGGAGTCAGCCGGCCATATAAATCCAATGCAGGACTTGACTGAAACAGCTGTTTACTGGTCCGAAACTGAAACAGGAAACATTGACAAAGAAAGATTTTTAGCTTTCATCGGCGGATATAAGAAGAGATATGGAACACTTCAAGCAAACTGGAGAATGGTATTGGCAAGTGGTTTTTCAGGCAAATTAGGCTGGCTGGAATATAGTTTAAAACGGTCGTTATGGATTGAATGCACAGACCAGGAAGAACAGAAGATGGGGACTGAGCAAGTAACAGGAACAATTAATGCCATTAGGCGTTATGCGGAGATGATTCCTCAATTGGAATATTGGCTAAATAACGAGATGTAA
- a CDS encoding HAD family hydrolase yields MTIKAVFLDFYGTLVHEDDDIIPLICEEVRINAAVECSIEEVGRFWWKTFSKMFQDSNGQTFQTQRELGVKSLVETIRTFQSECDASKIIQKQFDHWRKPNIFADTHAFLELIRQEKPVYILSNIDSDDIRAAMEHLDIWADGVISSEDVRSYKPRPELFQEALRRYNLQPGEVIHIGDSIVSDVYGAQEAGIDAVWLNRKGKTKPVDIEPKYICKNLEEVEVILKQ; encoded by the coding sequence ATGACAATTAAAGCGGTTTTTTTGGATTTCTATGGGACCTTGGTTCATGAAGATGACGATATCATTCCGCTTATTTGTGAAGAAGTAAGGATTAATGCTGCTGTTGAATGTTCGATTGAAGAAGTTGGACGATTCTGGTGGAAAACTTTCTCGAAGATGTTTCAAGACAGCAACGGACAAACGTTTCAAACTCAGCGCGAATTGGGTGTTAAATCTCTAGTGGAAACGATCCGGACATTCCAGTCCGAATGCGATGCAAGCAAGATCATTCAAAAGCAGTTCGACCATTGGAGAAAGCCGAATATATTCGCTGATACTCATGCTTTTCTCGAATTAATACGCCAGGAAAAACCCGTATATATACTGTCCAACATTGATTCCGATGATATCAGAGCGGCTATGGAGCATCTCGATATTTGGGCTGATGGCGTTATATCCAGTGAAGACGTCAGATCCTACAAGCCCAGACCGGAGTTGTTTCAAGAAGCGTTAAGACGATATAATCTGCAGCCCGGCGAAGTCATTCACATTGGCGATTCTATAGTCAGTGATGTTTACGGAGCCCAGGAAGCCGGGATTGATGCTGTGTGGCTAAACCGCAAGGGGAAGACCAAACCGGTGGACATCGAGCCCAAATACATATGTAAAAACCTGGAGGAAGTAGAGGTGATCCTTAAACAGTGA
- a CDS encoding GNAT family N-acetyltransferase, with protein sequence MKIQAKTLYVLNEENRIVGINEPEQAGAPLLFIGRTKKSIEFYYNHNLPEHIVNVLNRILSESINVMELCRVLEKYRKITSIWMGPAFVCPSNDSRQNIANNAIVMTEKNSHFLSKYFPALIPEIELRSPVVGLIVDGQAVSVCSCARKSEAAAEAGLLTIEQYRGNGYAERVVAEWIHQVRQGGLIPLYSTSWDNMSSQRIAQKLNMVQYGMDFSITAEQSFEAKRRPYDN encoded by the coding sequence ATGAAAATACAAGCTAAAACGCTGTACGTGTTGAATGAGGAGAACCGGATTGTCGGCATTAATGAACCGGAGCAGGCAGGTGCTCCGTTACTTTTTATCGGCCGGACTAAGAAATCTATTGAATTCTATTATAATCACAACCTCCCGGAACATATCGTAAACGTTCTCAATCGGATTCTCTCCGAGTCAATCAATGTAATGGAGCTGTGCAGAGTTCTTGAGAAATACAGAAAGATTACAAGCATCTGGATGGGACCTGCATTTGTATGTCCATCAAACGATAGCCGCCAGAACATTGCTAATAACGCGATTGTCATGACCGAAAAAAATAGCCATTTTTTATCCAAATATTTTCCGGCTTTAATACCTGAGATTGAATTAAGAAGTCCCGTAGTCGGATTGATAGTCGATGGGCAAGCGGTGTCGGTGTGCAGTTGTGCAAGAAAAAGCGAGGCTGCTGCAGAAGCAGGTCTATTAACAATAGAGCAGTATAGAGGGAATGGTTACGCAGAGCGGGTTGTGGCGGAATGGATTCACCAAGTGCGGCAGGGCGGGTTAATACCTCTGTACAGTACTTCTTGGGATAATATGAGCTCACAAAGAATCGCGCAGAAGTTGAATATGGTTCAATACGGAATGGATTTCAGCATTACGGCGGAGCAATCTTTTGAAGCAAAAAGGAGGCCGTATGACAATTAA
- the rhaS gene encoding rhamnose ABC transporter substrate-binding protein, protein MKKVIFMCLSIVLTMTLLAACGSGTTNKGGTDTGSADTGGKKKFAIIFKNTGNPYGEKEMEGYKNAIEELGHEAILKAPDQPTAEAQIQMIEELISQKVNAIAMVGNDPDALQPALKKAMDQGIKVLSLDSAVNAKSRMVHVNQADPERIGRVQVQAISDMIGGSGQIAILSATSQATNQNTWIEWMKKELEDPKYKDIELVKVAYGDDLRDKSVSETEALLKSYPNLKGIIAPTTVGIAAAGKVLTDKGLKGKVHLTGLGLPSEMAEYIESGVCEWMYLWNPIDVGYLAGYAADALVSGTITGKVGDKLKAARLGDKEVVQDGDGTQIMLGDPYKFDAANIAEWKAVY, encoded by the coding sequence ATGAAAAAGGTAATATTTATGTGCTTGTCTATCGTACTCACCATGACCCTGCTCGCAGCTTGCGGAAGCGGGACGACCAACAAAGGCGGCACCGATACAGGGAGCGCCGATACAGGCGGCAAAAAGAAATTCGCCATTATCTTTAAAAACACCGGCAACCCATACGGTGAGAAGGAAATGGAAGGCTACAAGAATGCAATTGAAGAGCTGGGCCACGAAGCGATTCTGAAAGCGCCGGACCAGCCGACGGCAGAAGCGCAAATCCAGATGATTGAAGAGCTGATCTCACAAAAGGTGAACGCGATCGCGATGGTTGGGAACGACCCGGATGCTCTTCAGCCGGCATTGAAAAAAGCAATGGACCAAGGAATCAAGGTGCTCTCCCTCGATTCCGCCGTTAACGCCAAAAGCCGCATGGTGCATGTGAACCAGGCTGATCCGGAACGGATCGGCCGTGTCCAGGTGCAGGCAATTTCCGACATGATTGGCGGTTCCGGCCAGATCGCGATTCTGAGCGCAACTTCTCAAGCTACAAATCAGAACACGTGGATCGAGTGGATGAAGAAGGAGCTTGAAGACCCGAAATATAAAGATATCGAGCTGGTCAAAGTCGCATATGGCGATGATCTTCGCGATAAGAGCGTATCCGAGACCGAGGCGCTTCTCAAATCCTACCCGAACCTGAAAGGGATTATCGCTCCGACGACCGTCGGAATTGCAGCAGCAGGCAAAGTGCTGACGGACAAAGGACTGAAAGGTAAAGTTCACCTGACAGGGCTTGGTCTGCCAAGTGAAATGGCCGAATATATCGAAAGCGGCGTGTGTGAGTGGATGTATCTGTGGAATCCGATCGATGTCGGATATCTTGCCGGTTATGCAGCTGACGCATTAGTAAGCGGTACCATTACCGGAAAAGTAGGCGACAAGCTTAAAGCCGCTCGTCTGGGCGACAAGGAAGTCGTACAGGATGGAGACGGCACGCAAATCATGCTCGGCGATCCGTATAAATTCGATGCTGCCAATATTGCAGAGTGGAAGGCTGTTTATTAA